In Pirellulales bacterium, the sequence GTTTTCGAACACGGCCAGGAACATGCAGGCATCGTCGATGCCGACGGGCTGGACCTTGCCGGTTTCGGCATGCACGCGTTCCTTGACGAACGTTTCGGTCTTCGCGGTCACGCGACGGATCGGGCCGTTGAGCCACATCGCCGTGTCGATCGAATGGGCCAGCAGATCGCCGGTGACACCGGAGCCCGCCACGCTCGAATCCAATCGCCACAATCCGGCCCCGCCTTGCGGCACATCGGCGGCGATCGTCCAGTCTTGCAGATACGTGGCTCGATAATGGAACGGCCGGCCGATGCGCTTTTCATCGACCAACTGCCGGGCTAGCGCGATCGCCGGCACGCGGCGATAATTGAACCAGACCATGTTGGGCACTTTGGCCCGCTCGATGGCGGCGGCCATTTCCTCCCCTTCGGCCACGCTCATCGCCAGCGGCTTTTCGCAGAGCACCATCTTGCCCGCCGCGGCTGCCGCGAGAGCGATTTCCTTGTGCGTGTTGTTCGGCGTGCCGATATCGATCAGGTCGATATCTTTGCGCTCGATGAGCTTTCGCCAATCGGTCTCGTAGGATTCGTAGCCCCAGTTTTCGGCGAACGCTTTGATCTTATCGGCCTTGCGAGCGCAGCACGCTTTGAGCACGGGGCGATATTCGAGCGGAAAAAACTGGCTGACCTGCCGATACGCATTCGAATGCGCCCGGCCCATGAAGCCGTAGCCGATCATGCCGATGTTGAGAGGCTTTGACATGAGGTTCTCGCGGGAGGGTGTTTGTGTCGGTTTTTTCGTAGCCCGGCGTTTGCGCCTGGATCAATCTGCTGTAATCGAGCGTTCGCGCCGATTCGGTTCTTTTATGTAGCCCAGGCGTTTACGCCTGGGACTCCGTCAGCTCTCCATCCTCGTTTTCAGCCCACTTCAGCGGGCTTTGCCGCGGCTTCAGCCAAAGATGCGTCCCAATCGTCGGTCAGTATTTCAGCGCATTCCAACTAGTTCGAAAGCCGCCCCGATCGATGTTGTTCTTCCTGATTGTCGATGTATCGGCTGACTTTCTCCACTTCGTCCTCGCGAAGCGACAAAACGCCGTATCCTTCCTGCCAAAGCAGTTTGAACTTTGGTCGCAACTCATGATTAACGCGATACGCCGTTGCGCCTTTCACCTTGCCGATAAACTCGCTGATTGACAATGCCGGTGGAAGCCGAACGAGCAGACGAAGATGGTCCGGCATCGCATTGTGCCGTATTGGTCGGCCGCCGCGGGTCAGCACTTCCTCATGTAGCACTTGCAGAATTGGGGGACGGATCGAGCGATCAATGTGCGGCTCTCGCGCGTGCGTCGCCCACGTGAAATGATAAAATAGCTGATGAAAGACGTGACCCATGTTCGCCGAGCGCCAAGGGGCTAAAGCCGACGTGGTTAAGCCCCATGAACGGGGCTGGAAGTTGGTTTGGTCTGACTGGCGACCCAGGCGTAAACGCCTGGGCTACAAAAAAAGTTACGCTAGCGATTTATTCGTTCCATCCGTGCGCGTCGCGCACCGCCACCATGGCGCCCAAAATGTCTTGCCATGTTTGCGGCTTCATCATCGTGGCATTGGGGAACATGCAGCCGTCCCAGCAGATGTGGCGGCAGCGCTTGGTGAGATTTCCCTGTTCGTCGCGGAGCCAGAAGCCGGCGACTTTCACAATGTCGAGCTTGCCGTTGGGATCGTTCGGCAAGCAATGCCGGCCGGTCTTGTCGTGCGAACCGGTGCCATGCACTGTGGCGTCGTTTTGGGCGACGTGAAAGTCATTCGTCCACGGGCGCAGGGCGGCCGTGATTTGCGTCAGGGCCGCGTCGAGCTTTGCCGTGTCGCGCCAATTGAAATCGGCGGGCAGGATCGCATCTTCCGGGGCGTTGATCCCCAGCACGTACAGCAGCGTATGGGCCATGTCGGCCTGGAAGCCGAGCGTTTGCGGGCGATCGACCATTTCCAAGAGCTGCACCATGCGCCGCCAACTGTGCATGCCGCCCCAGCAAATCTCTCCCTCGGCCGAAAGCTGCTCGCCGAAATCCTCGGCGATTCCGCAGGCCTGGCGAAATGTGTCGGCGATCCGCCGCGTGTTGGCTTCAGGATCGCCCGCGCACCATTCGGCAACGCTCGTGGCCGAGTCGATCCGCACGACGCCGTCCTTGCGGATGCCGAGTTCGCGGAGCTTCTTCGCGATGCGGCAACCTTTGCGCACGGAATCGAGAAATTTTTGGCGATCGGCGTCGCTTCCCATCGCCGCGCCGCCGCCGGTCGGAGGCCAAACCGGCGCCACGACCGATCCGATGGCCAGCCCGCGCTTGGCTGCTTTGTCGGCGAGCGATTTTAAATCGTCGTCCGAGGCGTCGATATCGACATGCGGGGCGAAGAGGAACAGATCGAAGCCATCGAACTTCTGGCCATCGACTTCCGCGCCGGCCGTGAGGTCGAGCATCGTATCCAGATCGATGGGCGGCTCGGCATCGCCCCCCTTGCCGACGACTCCGGGCCACGCGGCATTGTGCAGCTTCGGGAATTTGTTGGGATGATTCGCCATAACCGTTGTCCCTCGGGAATTGTCTAATGCCGAATGGTAAATTGTCTTTTCGTGATCCAGGCGTTCACGCCCGGTTTTGCTTTTCCGTAGCCGAGGCGTTCACGCCCGGTTTTTGTTTTTACTTAGCCCAGGCGTTCACGCCTGTGGGTTGCGAAGAACTGTTAAGAATGCCTTTAGCCCGCTTCAGCGGGCTTTGCTCCGGCTTTAGCCAGAAACGCCGCCGAGTCATCCGTCGGCTCTTCGATGCTTTCCAACAACTCTGAAAGATGGCCTGAACGTGGTGTTGCTCCTGATTGTCGATATATCTGCTGACCTTTTCCACTTCGTCCTTCCGTAACGTCAGCACACCATAGCCCTCCTGCCAGCGGAGCTTGAATTGGTGGAAGACGTGGCCCATAATCTGTGTTCACGTAGGGGCTAAAGCCGACCAAGGCGAAAAAGCCCCGTGAACGGGGCTAAAAAAACGCTTCTTTAAATTGCTTTCACAGGCGTAAACGCCCGTGCTAGGGAAAAGTCGAGTCTTGTTCAAAAGTCGAGTCTTGTTCAAAAGTCGAGTCTCGTTCGATCGGCAGGCCGGTCCGCGGCTTGGTTCATTCGTCATTCTTTAGACATTCGCGCTTCGTGCTTCGTCATTTCGTCGGCAGATTGGGGTGTGTGTCGGGGCCGAAGTAGCGCAGGCCGACCAGCGGTTCGCTGCCCGTG encodes:
- a CDS encoding TIM barrel protein; translated protein: MANHPNKFPKLHNAAWPGVVGKGGDAEPPIDLDTMLDLTAGAEVDGQKFDGFDLFLFAPHVDIDASDDDLKSLADKAAKRGLAIGSVVAPVWPPTGGGAAMGSDADRQKFLDSVRKGCRIAKKLRELGIRKDGVVRIDSATSVAEWCAGDPEANTRRIADTFRQACGIAEDFGEQLSAEGEICWGGMHSWRRMVQLLEMVDRPQTLGFQADMAHTLLYVLGINAPEDAILPADFNWRDTAKLDAALTQITAALRPWTNDFHVAQNDATVHGTGSHDKTGRHCLPNDPNGKLDIVKVAGFWLRDEQGNLTKRCRHICWDGCMFPNATMMKPQTWQDILGAMVAVRDAHGWNE
- the tnpA gene encoding IS200/IS605 family transposase, which translates into the protein MGHVFHQLFYHFTWATHAREPHIDRSIRPPILQVLHEEVLTRGGRPIRHNAMPDHLRLLVRLPPALSISEFIGKVKGATAYRVNHELRPKFKLLWQEGYGVLSLREDEVEKVSRYIDNQEEQHRSGRLSN
- a CDS encoding Gfo/Idh/MocA family oxidoreductase is translated as MSKPLNIGMIGYGFMGRAHSNAYRQVSQFFPLEYRPVLKACCARKADKIKAFAENWGYESYETDWRKLIERKDIDLIDIGTPNNTHKEIALAAAAAGKMVLCEKPLAMSVAEGEEMAAAIERAKVPNMVWFNYRRVPAIALARQLVDEKRIGRPFHYRATYLQDWTIAADVPQGGAGLWRLDSSVAGSGVTGDLLAHSIDTAMWLNGPIRRVTAKTETFVKERVHAETGKVQPVGIDDACMFLAVFENGSMGTFESTRYARGRKNFNTFELNGEAGSVYFDLEDPQYLQYFKYSDPTTGKKIESHLTGWQKIHVTNPEHPYMKQWWVPGCTIGYEHTFINALADFLKSLETGKPVQPDFRAALETQKICDAVLASAKSGQWVEIR